The following are encoded together in the Parabacteroides chongii genome:
- a CDS encoding uroporphyrinogen decarboxylase family protein, which translates to MTSKQRVQSALAHRMPDCVPVDFGATSVTGIHCKVVEALRQHYGLDPHPVRVIEPFQMLGEIESDLQEIIGVDCVPVFGRKDMFDIDETQLHEQITPWGQKVMIASGIDLTTDAEGDVHIYAGGDRSYPPSAVMPADCYFINATERQEYVDDDAIQPEDNLEEFGPISEEDLQYYKEAVEKAAATGKAVVASFGGTALGDIAFVPGMGLKDPKGIRNVAEWYMSTSMRRDYVQTVFEKQTDIAIANYQRLWDAVGEKVDVVFTCGTDFGTQDSQFCSLDTFRELWLPHYKRMNDWIHANTTWKVFKHTCGAVLPILPGLVEAGFDILNPVQINAKDMDPRVLKKEFGDQFTFWGGGIDTQRILPNATPEEVRSHVMQECEILGADGGFVFNAVHNIQANAPVRNVVAMIETLRELRS; encoded by the coding sequence ATGACATCTAAACAGCGTGTGCAAAGCGCACTAGCCCATCGTATGCCCGATTGCGTACCGGTCGACTTCGGAGCAACTTCAGTTACCGGTATCCATTGCAAGGTCGTGGAGGCTTTGCGGCAACATTATGGATTGGACCCGCATCCTGTCCGCGTCATCGAACCTTTCCAGATGCTGGGAGAGATCGAGAGTGACCTGCAGGAGATTATCGGCGTAGATTGTGTCCCTGTTTTCGGGCGGAAGGATATGTTCGACATCGATGAAACTCAACTTCACGAACAAATAACCCCCTGGGGACAGAAAGTGATGATCGCCTCCGGTATCGACCTGACGACCGATGCAGAGGGAGACGTGCATATCTATGCGGGTGGCGACCGTTCTTATCCCCCCAGTGCCGTGATGCCGGCTGACTGTTATTTTATCAATGCAACCGAACGGCAGGAGTATGTCGACGATGATGCGATTCAGCCGGAAGATAACCTGGAAGAATTCGGTCCTATTTCAGAAGAAGATCTTCAGTATTATAAGGAGGCAGTCGAAAAGGCTGCTGCCACGGGAAAAGCGGTCGTAGCCAGCTTCGGAGGTACGGCACTGGGCGATATTGCTTTCGTTCCGGGCATGGGACTGAAAGATCCGAAAGGAATCCGGAATGTGGCGGAATGGTATATGTCTACCTCCATGCGCCGTGACTATGTACAAACCGTCTTTGAAAAGCAGACCGATATCGCGATAGCAAATTATCAGCGCCTTTGGGATGCAGTGGGTGAAAAAGTCGATGTAGTCTTTACCTGCGGAACCGATTTCGGTACACAGGATTCTCAATTCTGCTCCCTCGATACCTTCCGCGAGTTGTGGCTCCCTCACTATAAACGGATGAATGACTGGATTCACGCGAATACTACCTGGAAGGTATTCAAACATACTTGCGGGGCTGTCCTTCCTATTCTCCCAGGATTGGTGGAGGCTGGTTTCGACATTCTCAACCCTGTACAGATCAATGCCAAGGATATGGATCCGCGCGTTTTGAAGAAAGAGTTTGGCGACCAGTTTACTTTTTGGGGCGGAGGCATCGACACGCAACGTATCCTGCCGAATGCAACACCCGAAGAGGTGCGGAGCCACGTCATGCAGGAATGTGAGATACTGGGGGCAGACGGCGGTTTCGTCTTTAATGCCGTCCATAATATACAGGCCAACGCACCGGTACGGAATGTAGTGGCAATGATAGAGACATTGCGTGAGTTACGAAGTTAA
- a CDS encoding right-handed parallel beta-helix repeat-containing protein: MKRKQLLFILFLICCAAVQAKEYHVSVKGNDANEGTEKAPFRTIGKAAEYAFPGDIITVHAGTYREWINPPRGGESDEKRIVYRAAPGEKVEIKGSERISNWTKEKDGVWKVTIPNTFFGDYNPYTDLIYGDWFDGIGREHHTGEVFLNNKSLYEKETLDKVLHPVPNEKSKDKEGSTYTWYCENDGVNTIIWANFHKYDPNKELVEISTRNTCFYPEKPGIDYLTIQGFNISQAATQWGAPTAEQIGMVATHWNKGWIIENNVISNSKCSGITLGKERKTGHNVWLNDTSLDGSLHYIEVTFNTIRNGWNKENIGSHIVRNNEISHCEQTGICGSMGAAFSLIENNHIHDIWVKRQFTGAEIGGIKFHAAVDTRIIHNRIHNAGRSLWLDWMTQGTRVSGNLFYDNDLEDIFLEVNHGPFLVDNNIFASRRGILEQSQGGAYVHNLIAGDIYRYVEHGRYTPYFLPHSTEVAGLSIIPGGDDRYINNLFATTNPVTEGENKRKYGLADYNKTVYPMMVEGNVYYNKALPFEGEKNSVVLPDFNPNVKIEETADGVYLSLSVKGLSDLQTSRVNTERLGKAKLPRQAYEQPDGSPIEIATDYLGNARGNQPKPGPLESIKDGEIRIKVW; encoded by the coding sequence ATGAAGAGAAAGCAGTTACTTTTTATACTATTTCTGATATGCTGTGCGGCAGTGCAGGCGAAAGAATATCACGTCTCCGTCAAAGGAAACGATGCGAATGAAGGAACCGAAAAAGCTCCTTTCCGGACAATAGGAAAAGCTGCAGAATATGCCTTCCCGGGAGATATAATTACCGTACATGCCGGTACATATCGTGAATGGATCAATCCTCCGAGAGGTGGCGAAAGCGACGAGAAGCGGATTGTCTATCGTGCGGCCCCGGGAGAAAAGGTTGAGATAAAAGGCTCAGAAAGAATCTCCAACTGGACGAAAGAGAAAGACGGTGTTTGGAAAGTAACGATACCGAATACGTTCTTTGGTGATTATAATCCCTATACCGACTTGATCTATGGCGACTGGTTTGACGGTATAGGACGTGAACATCATACCGGTGAAGTGTTCCTGAACAACAAATCGCTTTATGAGAAAGAAACACTGGACAAGGTGTTGCATCCGGTCCCGAATGAAAAGAGCAAAGACAAGGAAGGTTCCACCTACACCTGGTATTGCGAGAATGATGGTGTGAATACGATCATCTGGGCGAATTTCCATAAATACGACCCGAATAAGGAACTAGTGGAAATAAGTACCCGCAATACCTGCTTCTATCCGGAGAAACCGGGTATCGACTACCTGACTATCCAAGGTTTTAACATCAGCCAGGCTGCTACCCAATGGGGTGCTCCCACAGCAGAGCAGATCGGTATGGTAGCTACTCACTGGAATAAAGGTTGGATCATCGAGAATAATGTGATCAGTAACTCCAAATGTTCAGGTATTACATTGGGAAAGGAACGTAAAACCGGACATAACGTCTGGCTGAACGATACGAGTCTCGACGGTTCTCTGCATTATATCGAAGTCACGTTCAATACGATCCGGAATGGCTGGAATAAAGAGAACATCGGTTCGCATATCGTCCGTAACAATGAGATATCCCATTGTGAACAAACCGGTATCTGTGGAAGTATGGGAGCCGCTTTCAGTCTGATCGAAAACAATCATATCCACGATATCTGGGTGAAACGCCAGTTTACCGGTGCCGAAATCGGAGGAATAAAGTTTCATGCCGCAGTAGATACCCGTATTATCCATAATCGTATCCATAACGCAGGCCGTTCCCTTTGGCTGGATTGGATGACACAGGGAACGCGGGTTTCCGGAAACCTGTTTTATGATAATGATTTGGAAGATATCTTCCTGGAAGTAAACCACGGCCCGTTCCTGGTCGACAATAATATCTTCGCTTCACGCCGGGGCATCCTGGAACAATCCCAGGGAGGTGCTTACGTTCACAACCTGATCGCCGGAGATATCTACCGCTACGTAGAACATGGACGGTACACACCTTACTTCTTACCTCATTCGACGGAGGTTGCCGGCCTGTCCATTATCCCCGGTGGGGACGACCGTTATATCAATAACCTCTTTGCTACGACGAATCCGGTGACAGAAGGAGAGAATAAGCGGAAATACGGTTTGGCAGACTATAACAAAACGGTTTATCCGATGATGGTTGAAGGTAATGTTTATTACAACAAAGCCTTACCTTTCGAAGGTGAAAAGAATAGCGTTGTGCTTCCCGACTTCAACCCGAATGTGAAGATCGAAGAAACGGCTGACGGCGTTTATCTGTCTTTATCCGTAAAAGGTTTGAGCGATTTGCAGACCAGCCGTGTCAATACGGAGAGACTGGGAAAAGCTAAACTCCCTAGACAAGCCTATGAGCAACCTGACGGCAGCCCGATTGAAATAGCGACCGACTATCTGGGGAATGCACGTGGAAACCAGCCCAAACCGGGGCCTTTGGAGTCCATCAAAGACGGTGAGATCAGAATAAAAGTATGGTAA
- a CDS encoding vitamin B12 dependent-methionine synthase activation domain-containing protein has protein sequence MQEYELDFGQLSLTPHELFVEMGYSKTQQPEEPVETLVVSMLEDISSWVKPRCTFGLFGGQIEGEEVVINGGERLQVGATIATLMKSSQRFVLFAATAGAAFQAYQDRLKAEGDILKCFIADVIGSCIAEKAGDYMERLLEKELGGERHTNRMSPGYCGWHLSGQKTLFRLMGEHPCGISLSEVCLMTPIKSISGVIGIGPEVDEKKYGCQFCELETCYKRKRLKK, from the coding sequence ATGCAGGAGTACGAGTTGGATTTCGGTCAGCTGTCCCTGACGCCACACGAGTTGTTCGTGGAGATGGGATACAGCAAGACGCAACAACCGGAAGAACCTGTGGAGACATTAGTTGTCTCCATGCTGGAAGATATATCCTCTTGGGTAAAGCCGCGTTGTACATTCGGTCTGTTTGGCGGACAGATAGAAGGTGAGGAGGTCGTAATAAACGGCGGTGAACGCTTGCAGGTAGGGGCTACCATCGCTACCCTAATGAAGAGCTCTCAACGTTTTGTTCTTTTTGCGGCCACGGCTGGTGCTGCTTTTCAAGCTTATCAAGATCGTTTGAAGGCGGAAGGCGATATTCTGAAATGTTTTATAGCCGATGTAATCGGAAGTTGCATTGCCGAAAAGGCCGGAGATTACATGGAGCGATTACTCGAAAAAGAGCTGGGCGGCGAACGGCATACCAACCGTATGAGTCCGGGTTATTGCGGTTGGCATCTGTCCGGTCAGAAGACCCTCTTCCGGTTGATGGGCGAGCATCCTTGCGGCATCAGTTTGTCTGAGGTTTGTTTGATGACGCCGATTAAGTCTATCAGTGGCGTGATCGGTATCGGACCTGAAGTGGATGAGAAAAAGTATGGTTGTCAGTTTTGTGAGTTAGAAACCTGTTATAAACGAAAAAGATTGAAGAAATAA
- a CDS encoding uroporphyrinogen decarboxylase family protein: MEIQKWLQETMSRQERRAVPIMTHPGIELCGKTVKDAVTSGEVHAEAICRLNEQYPAAAPTVIMDLTVEAEAFGAKVVFPEDEVPSVTEPLVSDKESIDNLQIPSLDAGRVPEYLKANRLTAERVKDKPVFAGCIGPFSLAGRLFGLSELMIALYVEPENIAVLLEKCTRFLIDYTRAIKQTGVHGVIMAEPAAGLISNEDCILYSTDYVRQIVDAVQDENFMVILHNCGNSGHCTEAMVQSGAVGLHFGNKIDMADALANCPEDRLVMGNLDPVGLFKQASSEQVYAETMTLLKNTSQWKNFVLSTGCDVPPHIPSENIEAFYQALNDFNNRSV; encoded by the coding sequence ATGGAAATACAGAAATGGTTACAGGAAACAATGAGCCGGCAGGAGAGAAGGGCCGTTCCTATCATGACGCATCCCGGTATCGAACTATGCGGTAAAACAGTGAAAGATGCAGTTACCAGCGGTGAAGTACATGCAGAGGCTATCTGCCGGTTGAACGAGCAATATCCGGCGGCAGCCCCGACGGTCATCATGGATTTGACGGTAGAGGCCGAAGCTTTCGGGGCGAAAGTAGTTTTTCCGGAAGATGAAGTACCCAGTGTAACGGAACCGTTGGTATCCGACAAAGAGTCCATAGATAATTTGCAGATCCCCTCGCTGGATGCCGGACGTGTGCCTGAATACCTGAAAGCAAACCGCCTGACGGCTGAGCGGGTAAAGGATAAACCTGTCTTTGCCGGTTGTATCGGTCCGTTTTCGTTGGCAGGACGTTTGTTCGGTTTGTCCGAATTGATGATTGCCCTGTATGTGGAACCGGAGAATATAGCCGTCTTGCTCGAAAAGTGCACCCGTTTTCTGATCGACTATACCCGTGCGATCAAACAGACAGGCGTTCACGGTGTGATCATGGCGGAACCGGCGGCAGGTCTGATCTCTAACGAAGATTGTATCTTGTATTCGACGGATTATGTCCGTCAGATCGTGGATGCGGTGCAGGATGAAAACTTTATGGTGATCCTGCATAACTGCGGAAACTCCGGGCATTGTACGGAAGCCATGGTTCAGTCGGGAGCTGTCGGGCTTCATTTCGGCAATAAGATAGATATGGCAGATGCGTTGGCTAACTGTCCGGAAGACCGGTTGGTTATGGGTAACCTGGACCCGGTCGGACTTTTCAAACAGGCATCTTCTGAACAAGTATATGCAGAGACGATGACTCTCTTAAAGAATACCAGCCAATGGAAGAATTTCGTTTTATCGACAGGTTGTGATGTCCCCCCTCATATTCCCTCTGAGAATATCGAGGCGTTTTATCAGGCACTTAATGATTTTAACAACCGATCAGTGTAA
- a CDS encoding HEPN domain-containing protein, whose product MNNEREENMTAYIRYRLEKAQEVYHAAHILYEAQQWNSVINRLYYACFYSASALLLYKRISAKSHSGVIGQFSEQIVRPGIISIEEFKIYAKLLNWRSKGDYNDLFDFSEEDVQPIMEPTKCFIDKIASLIELP is encoded by the coding sequence ATGAATAATGAGAGGGAAGAAAATATGACTGCCTATATTCGTTATAGGCTAGAGAAGGCACAGGAAGTTTACCATGCAGCTCACATTCTTTATGAAGCACAACAATGGAACTCTGTTATCAATCGTTTATATTATGCTTGCTTTTATTCGGCTTCCGCCCTCTTATTGTATAAACGTATATCTGCAAAATCCCATTCCGGAGTTATAGGGCAGTTTTCCGAACAAATAGTACGCCCTGGCATTATTTCGATAGAAGAATTTAAAATATACGCTAAATTATTAAACTGGCGCTCGAAAGGAGACTACAACGATTTGTTTGATTTCTCAGAAGAAGATGTCCAGCCGATAATGGAACCGACAAAATGTTTTATCGACAAAATCGCTTCACTAATAGAACTTCCATAA
- a CDS encoding glutamine synthetase III — translation MSISRFNAVEKASNRKAVEAITPKQKVSEYYGENVFNRKAMQKYLSKETYKALTHAIDNGTPIDREIANHVAAGMRMWALEKGVTHYTHWFQPLTDGTAEKHDAFVEHDGNGGMIEEFSGKLLAQQEPDASSFPNGGLRNTFEARGYSAWDPSSPAFIVDDTLCIPTVFIAYTGEALDYKTPLIRSVEALNKAAKEVCNYFNEDVHKVITYLGWEQEYFLVDEELYSARPDLSLTERTLLGHESAKNQQLDDHYFGAIPSRVQEFMKDLEVECYKLGIPVKTRHNEVAPNQFELAPIYEECNLANDHNQLLMSVMKRVSRRHNFRVLLHEKPFMGVNGSGKHCNWSMGTDTGINLFSPGKDREDNLRFITFVVNTLMAVYKYNALLKASIASATNAHRLGANEAPPAIISSFLGTQISEVLDKFENSSIEDAIEVDDKKRLSLGFGQIPELLLDNTDRNRTSPFAFTGNRFEFRAPGSSVNCGSAMLAVNSAVAHQLQQFKKDVEALQAAGKSKEVAIFETLKAYIKESKPIRFDGNGYCDEWKEEAARRGLDCENSVPLQYDAYLKPEVIRMFKETGVLNEKELEARNEVKWEIYIKKVQIEARVLGDLSMNHIIPVVLHYQSLLLSNITKLKETFSPDEYEDLSAEPRRLVRKISKHVNAVTRMTDEMIEARKKANVITDLRSKAIAYHDTVVPFLDDIREHIDELELMVDNQMWPLPKYRELLFIR, via the coding sequence ATGTCAATCTCACGCTTTAATGCAGTGGAGAAAGCTTCCAACCGTAAGGCCGTAGAAGCCATCACTCCCAAACAGAAAGTATCCGAGTACTATGGCGAGAACGTATTTAACCGCAAGGCGATGCAAAAGTATCTCTCCAAGGAAACGTACAAAGCCCTGACCCACGCCATTGATAATGGAACACCTATCGACCGGGAAATAGCCAACCATGTAGCTGCCGGTATGCGTATGTGGGCACTGGAAAAAGGAGTAACCCATTACACACACTGGTTCCAACCGCTTACCGACGGAACAGCCGAAAAGCACGACGCTTTTGTAGAACACGACGGCAATGGCGGTATGATCGAAGAATTCAGCGGTAAACTGCTCGCCCAACAGGAACCGGACGCATCCAGCTTCCCCAACGGCGGACTGCGCAACACATTCGAAGCCCGCGGATATTCTGCCTGGGACCCCTCCTCTCCCGCATTTATTGTAGACGACACCTTGTGTATCCCGACTGTCTTTATCGCTTATACCGGTGAAGCACTCGACTACAAGACACCGCTTATCCGCTCGGTTGAAGCTCTGAACAAAGCAGCCAAAGAGGTCTGCAACTACTTCAACGAAGATGTTCATAAAGTGATCACTTACCTGGGCTGGGAACAGGAATATTTCCTGGTAGACGAAGAATTGTATTCGGCCCGTCCCGACCTGTCGCTGACAGAACGTACGCTGCTCGGACACGAAAGTGCCAAGAACCAGCAGTTGGACGACCATTATTTCGGTGCCATCCCTTCACGCGTACAGGAATTTATGAAAGACCTGGAAGTGGAATGTTACAAGCTGGGTATCCCGGTGAAGACCCGTCATAACGAGGTTGCCCCGAACCAGTTCGAGTTGGCTCCGATCTATGAAGAATGTAACCTGGCAAACGACCATAACCAGCTGTTGATGTCGGTCATGAAACGTGTTTCACGCCGTCATAATTTCCGCGTACTGCTTCACGAAAAGCCTTTTATGGGTGTGAACGGTTCGGGTAAGCATTGCAACTGGTCAATGGGGACCGATACGGGTATCAATCTGTTTTCGCCGGGTAAAGACCGCGAAGACAACCTGCGTTTTATCACGTTCGTGGTTAATACGCTGATGGCCGTTTATAAATATAATGCCTTACTGAAAGCAAGTATCGCTTCTGCTACCAACGCACACCGCCTGGGAGCCAATGAAGCGCCTCCTGCTATTATCTCTTCTTTCCTGGGAACGCAGATCAGCGAAGTACTGGATAAATTCGAGAACAGTTCGATCGAAGATGCGATCGAGGTAGACGACAAGAAACGTCTGAGCCTGGGTTTCGGACAGATACCGGAATTGCTACTGGATAATACCGACCGCAACCGTACCTCTCCGTTTGCTTTCACCGGAAACCGTTTCGAGTTCCGTGCACCGGGTTCTTCCGTGAACTGTGGCTCGGCTATGCTGGCTGTTAACTCGGCAGTCGCTCATCAGCTTCAACAGTTCAAGAAAGATGTAGAAGCACTTCAGGCTGCCGGAAAGAGTAAGGAAGTGGCTATCTTCGAAACACTGAAAGCATATATCAAAGAATCCAAACCGATCCGTTTCGACGGTAATGGTTACTGCGACGAATGGAAGGAAGAAGCTGCCCGCCGCGGACTGGATTGCGAAAACAGCGTTCCACTGCAATACGATGCTTACCTGAAACCGGAAGTGATCCGTATGTTCAAGGAAACAGGCGTATTGAATGAAAAGGAGCTGGAAGCCCGTAACGAAGTAAAATGGGAAATCTATATTAAGAAAGTACAGATCGAAGCCCGTGTATTGGGTGACCTGTCGATGAACCATATTATTCCGGTCGTATTGCATTACCAGTCTTTGCTGCTCAGCAATATCACCAAGCTGAAAGAGACATTCAGTCCGGATGAATACGAAGACTTGTCAGCCGAACCGCGCCGCCTGGTACGTAAGATTTCCAAACACGTGAATGCCGTAACACGCATGACGGACGAAATGATCGAAGCCCGTAAGAAGGCAAACGTCATCACCGACCTCCGCAGCAAGGCGATCGCTTATCATGATACGGTAGTTCCGTTCCTGGACGACATCCGCGAGCATATCGACGAACTGGAACTGATGGTGGATAACCAAATGTGGCCGTTGCCGAAATACAGGGAACTGTTGTTTATCCGGTAA
- a CDS encoding corrinoid protein — MADLDKLYEAILTGKLNVAKEVTNEAIAENIDPHLIINNYMSRAMEDIGKRFEEGKAFVPELLMAARAMKGALDLLKPQMKGAASHSLGKVVIGTVKGDLHDIGKNLVASMLEGCGFEVINLGTDISSEKFINALKENQAQILCLSALLTTTMNYMQEVIKALEENGLRSQVKVMVGGAPVSESFARQIGADGYSDNANAAVTLAKSLLSA, encoded by the coding sequence ATGGCAGATTTAGATAAATTGTATGAAGCTATTTTGACAGGAAAACTGAATGTAGCCAAGGAGGTAACCAACGAGGCTATCGCAGAGAATATCGACCCGCATTTGATCATTAATAACTATATGTCGCGGGCCATGGAAGACATCGGTAAACGTTTTGAGGAAGGAAAAGCCTTTGTCCCTGAACTATTAATGGCAGCTCGTGCCATGAAAGGTGCGCTCGACCTGCTGAAACCGCAAATGAAAGGTGCTGCTTCCCATAGTTTGGGAAAAGTGGTGATAGGAACGGTGAAAGGTGATTTGCATGATATCGGAAAGAACCTGGTAGCTTCCATGCTCGAAGGTTGCGGATTCGAGGTGATCAACCTGGGTACCGATATTTCTTCGGAAAAGTTCATCAATGCTTTGAAAGAAAACCAGGCTCAGATACTTTGCCTTTCAGCGCTGTTGACTACGACGATGAACTATATGCAGGAGGTTATCAAAGCCCTGGAAGAAAACGGTCTTCGTAGTCAGGTGAAAGTCATGGTAGGCGGTGCACCGGTTTCTGAATCCTTTGCCCGTCAGATCGGAGCAGACGGTTATAGCGACAATGCCAATGCCGCCGTAACGCTTGCTAAATCCTTATTATCCGCCTGA
- a CDS encoding nucleotidyltransferase domain-containing protein — MKVDYQSMLSQIKENVLEVEPTAQVWLYGSRAKGNAREDSDWDILVLSSKEKLSVKEESLFIDHICDLMVKTGQAIQLFAYGLKDWHTRHSVTPFYNSVQSEAIQL; from the coding sequence ATGAAAGTCGATTATCAATCCATGTTAAGCCAAATAAAAGAGAATGTGTTGGAAGTCGAGCCTACGGCACAAGTTTGGTTATATGGTTCCCGTGCCAAAGGCAACGCACGGGAAGATTCCGATTGGGATATACTTGTCCTTTCATCCAAAGAGAAATTGTCCGTCAAGGAAGAAAGTCTATTCATCGACCATATATGCGACTTAATGGTCAAAACGGGACAGGCTATACAATTATTCGCCTATGGACTGAAAGACTGGCACACACGCCATTCCGTAACTCCATTCTATAACAGTGTTCAATCAGAGGCAATACAATTATGA